The Pyrenophora tritici-repentis strain M4 chromosome 10, whole genome shotgun sequence genome contains a region encoding:
- a CDS encoding Dimer-Tnp-hAT domain containing protein — protein sequence MLPPPARKERDPDPAFDRQREHKRIRIDAPVSTTDLYEQYISTDRLHNEEAGCNEAIAYWLSRYDSQRDLARFALDMFAISPMSDECERLFSSAKLTIVDRRGRLKADIIEACECLRAWYGKPQAEGNSDIEDSENEDD from the coding sequence atgctgccaccaccagccaggaaggagagagatcctgacccagcatttgatcgccagcgggaacataagcgcattcgaatagacgctccagtttctacaactgatttgtatgaacaatacatctctactgaccggcttcataacgaagaggcaggttgcaatgaggctattgcgtactggctatctcgctacgactcccaacgagatctcgctcgcttcgctctagacatgtttgcgatctcgcctatgtcggatgaatgcgaacgtctttttagtagcgcgaagcttactatcgtcgatcgccgtggtaggctgaaggcagatattatagaagcgtgcgagtgtctccgggcctggtatggaaagccccaagctgaggggaacagcgatatcgaggatagtgagaacgaagacgactag